Proteins from one Leptonema illini DSM 21528 genomic window:
- a CDS encoding P83/100 family protein: MSRLRIIASLMAVMLFAGITGPVFSQEKPSIAEEALTAPTVRFENRTNRRATPAARQYERNLGIRIAENAINDRTAPVADIQIFRVFDANKEKYGADVIVLGPKTDFGHILAIQRVIAGYLERAFEFKPEQAETMSLFIIYYNAEIRSRPELIEKSFSDAVIAKLDAKKAGIDRSYKNWPGKTMILIPLRKNVVRPDKADIDREEIKKETEDNKDVKKDEKDALDKVDAERTKDDQTKLDQKKSELDIKQEQIDQQKKDLEKEEQEFKKDLVDTGKKLEELRKDPVKNAVEIKKEEQKQQDLAKKQEEVKKQQEEVKKQEQTVTQEKKEVQEQKTDTPSRQEEKKDQSTSTTDTTKTEEQKKEEVKKDETIANLQKEKEELQKEIEKKEELSENVVLEKILFMRVQSIEKGHYSNELWYVDTNKDDTLFRSPFTKICSRDFVAVPDQGVMVAGYAGDSHEQSDHFLVLLDPENLEFKKQSNESVFWNTPMILRDGKIYAVESFNGQYFLSRFNPDLTLDARSSEGMSPHSEITFFKDKIYVTGQDKDGRPTTIQVFNRSDLKLLKTITPPK, encoded by the coding sequence ATGTCCCGTCTGAGAATCATAGCCTCGTTGATGGCAGTCATGCTGTTTGCCGGCATCACCGGCCCCGTTTTCTCGCAGGAGAAGCCCAGCATCGCCGAAGAGGCGCTTACCGCTCCGACCGTGCGCTTTGAAAACCGCACCAATCGTCGGGCCACACCGGCCGCCCGTCAGTATGAACGCAACCTTGGCATCCGCATCGCCGAGAACGCCATTAACGACCGCACCGCCCCCGTCGCCGATATTCAGATCTTTCGCGTCTTCGACGCAAACAAAGAGAAGTACGGCGCCGACGTCATCGTGCTCGGTCCAAAAACCGATTTCGGTCATATCCTGGCAATCCAGCGCGTCATCGCCGGCTATCTCGAACGAGCCTTCGAGTTCAAGCCCGAGCAGGCCGAAACGATGTCTCTTTTCATCATCTACTACAATGCCGAGATCCGCTCGCGTCCCGAGCTGATCGAGAAGAGCTTCTCAGATGCCGTCATCGCAAAGCTTGATGCGAAGAAGGCCGGTATCGATCGTTCGTATAAGAACTGGCCCGGCAAGACGATGATTCTGATTCCGCTGCGCAAGAACGTGGTGCGCCCCGATAAGGCCGACATCGATCGCGAAGAGATCAAGAAAGAAACCGAAGACAACAAAGACGTAAAAAAAGACGAGAAAGACGCCCTTGATAAGGTCGACGCCGAGCGTACGAAAGACGATCAGACGAAACTCGATCAGAAGAAAAGCGAGCTTGATATAAAGCAAGAGCAGATCGACCAGCAGAAGAAAGATCTCGAAAAGGAAGAACAGGAATTCAAAAAGGATCTCGTCGACACAGGCAAGAAGCTCGAAGAACTGCGTAAAGATCCGGTCAAAAACGCCGTAGAGATCAAGAAAGAAGAGCAGAAGCAGCAAGATCTCGCGAAGAAGCAAGAAGAAGTCAAGAAGCAACAGGAAGAGGTCAAGAAGCAAGAGCAGACCGTAACGCAGGAGAAGAAAGAGGTTCAGGAACAGAAAACCGATACTCCCTCGCGTCAGGAAGAGAAGAAGGATCAATCCACTTCAACCACCGACACCACAAAGACTGAAGAACAGAAGAAAGAAGAAGTAAAGAAAGACGAAACGATAGCGAATCTGCAGAAAGAGAAAGAAGAGCTGCAAAAAGAGATCGAGAAGAAAGAAGAGCTGAGTGAGAACGTCGTGCTCGAAAAGATTCTCTTCATGCGAGTTCAGTCTATTGAGAAAGGCCATTACTCGAACGAACTGTGGTACGTAGACACAAACAAAGACGATACGCTCTTCAGAAGCCCGTTCACCAAGATCTGCAGCCGTGACTTCGTCGCCGTTCCCGATCAGGGTGTGATGGTCGCCGGTTATGCAGGCGACAGCCATGAGCAGAGCGACCACTTCCTCGTGCTGCTCGACCCCGAAAACCTCGAGTTCAAAAAGCAGAGCAACGAATCGGTGTTCTGGAATACTCCGATGATCCTGCGTGACGGAAAGATCTACGCCGTCGAAAGCTTCAACGGACAGTATTTCCTCTCTCGCTTCAATCCTGACCTGACGCTCGATGCCCGCTCTTCAGAAGGCATGAGCCCACATTCCGAGATCACATTCTTCAAAGACAAGATCTACGTAACGGGTCAGGATAAAGACGGACGACCGACGACCATTCAGGTCTTCAATCGATCCGATCTGAAGCTTCTCAAGACGATTACTCCCCCCAAATAA
- a CDS encoding transposase: protein MKYVLDCGYASENILKELTGHDLYMPDRELAHKKTGGKIKPEERNEAAAEPPLIESSHALLQFHYDRDNDCFQCPAGEILTFQRERNLQGVLYRHYRRYGCSRCSMKEQCIGPEGKRKELWIQTKHIPDLQVRSLPPHHGSKKKKTGMRSISNPLTLLMREKLATPDGKKTYARRFPSVEGVFGVMKSARNGWQFLRRTRERVQVEWSERCIAHNLARMIGFVRVNPIAADNI, encoded by the coding sequence ATCAAATACGTTCTCGATTGTGGATATGCGAGCGAGAATATTCTCAAAGAGCTTACAGGGCATGACCTCTATATGCCAGACCGGGAACTGGCACACAAGAAGACCGGCGGTAAGATCAAGCCGGAGGAAAGAAATGAGGCTGCCGCTGAACCGCCTCTGATTGAGAGCAGCCATGCCTTGTTGCAATTCCACTACGACCGAGACAACGATTGCTTTCAGTGTCCGGCCGGCGAAATCCTCACCTTCCAGCGCGAGAGAAATCTACAGGGAGTCCTCTACCGGCACTATCGACGTTATGGCTGTTCCCGGTGCTCTATGAAAGAGCAATGTATTGGCCCGGAAGGCAAGCGCAAAGAGCTCTGGATTCAGACCAAACATATTCCCGATTTACAAGTCCGTAGTTTACCTCCCCATCATGGAAGCAAAAAAAAGAAAACGGGGATGCGGTCTATTTCCAATCCCCTTACCCTTCTCATGAGAGAGAAGCTGGCAACTCCAGATGGGAAGAAAACCTATGCTCGCCGATTTCCATCTGTCGAGGGCGTCTTTGGTGTGATGAAAAGTGCTCGTAATGGCTGGCAGTTCTTGCGGCGAACAAGAGAAAGGGTTCAAGTTGAATGGTCTGAGCGGTGCATTGCCCATAACCTTGCCCGAATGATCGGGTTTGTCCGGGTAAATCCGATTGCGGCTGACAATATCTGA
- a CDS encoding addiction module protein: MGKLTLDEVRNAIKELTPEEQEILSADLARTKETHPDVLAAWTAESERRLDEFLAGRQDAYSIDEVLARYKK, translated from the coding sequence ATGGGCAAACTGACACTGGACGAAGTAAGAAACGCGATAAAAGAGCTGACTCCTGAAGAACAGGAGATCCTGTCGGCTGATCTTGCCCGGACGAAAGAAACACACCCAGACGTACTCGCCGCATGGACTGCCGAAAGTGAAAGGCGACTTGATGAATTCCTGGCGGGCCGGCAGGATGCATACTCTATCGACGAAGTGCTCGCTCGCTATAAGAAATGA
- a CDS encoding potassium channel family protein: MLPDVKQETRVHRLLPGYGSLIRAVIVYFTLIVLFAIAYNALLPAVTGEEALIFSQSGRGSTTFLHALYFSVVTQTTVGIGDIIPQGNLAKALVALQSLTGYGFIILFVSLIVHRRMQIRFRLNGPYSN, translated from the coding sequence ATGCTGCCCGACGTGAAGCAGGAGACTCGTGTTCACCGACTCCTTCCAGGCTATGGCTCTCTTATCAGGGCGGTGATTGTCTACTTCACTTTAATCGTTCTTTTTGCGATCGCCTATAATGCCCTTCTACCGGCTGTGACCGGCGAAGAGGCCCTTATCTTCAGCCAGAGCGGGCGCGGGTCGACGACGTTTTTGCATGCGCTCTATTTCAGCGTCGTTACACAGACCACCGTCGGTATCGGCGATATCATCCCGCAGGGGAATCTGGCAAAGGCGCTTGTTGCTCTGCAGTCGCTCACGGGTTACGGATTTATCATTCTTTTCGTGTCGTTGATCGTGCACCGTCGCATGCAGATACGATTCCGATTGAACGGCCCGTACTCAAATTAG